The window TCGCGGATTGTTACCAGTCCAGGCCGAGCTGCTGCGCCTGCTTGACCACGTCCTGGTCGTAGAGCGCGGCGCCGTCATCGGCGGAGCGGATGCCCGAACCCACCTCGACGGTGATCTGCTCGAGCGAGGGGCCCTTGATCGCGGAGAGGAACTCCAGCGCCAGGCTGGTGCGTCCCTCGTCGAAGTACGCCTGCATGTCGTGCACGAGCGCCGGAGCGTTATCGGGCAGTTCGCAGCCGGCGACGACGAACGGGCCGCCGAGCGTGGTGGAATCCGCCTGGATGGCGCAGCTCTCGGGCGTGGCCAGCCACGTCAGGAACTCCTTGGTCGCCTCGAGCTGCTCGCCCTCGGTGGTCTTGGGGACGTAGACGCCGTTGGGCATCCACACCGTCAGACCGTTGCTGGCGGAGTCGGCACCGGGGATCGGGAATACACCGATCGACGCGTCGGCGTCGGGGTAGTTCGCCCCGAGCGCTTCGGCGACGTTTCCGGTGAGCATCGGGTAGTGCGCGGCTTCGCCCTCGGCGAGCATCCGCACGGCGTCGTCATACGTCGCCGATGCGAAGTCCTCGTTGAGCACGCCCGCGTCGTGGATGTCCTGCAGGTGCTGGAAGCCCGCGACGGCGGGTTCGTCGACGAACTTCGCCTCACCTGCGGTGTACTCGTCGGCCCAGTCGGGGTTGTCTGCGGTCACGTTGAAGAAGTCACCCAGGACGGGAACCTGTGAGGTCCACGCGTCGCCGAAGCTCTGCACGACACCCACGAGCCCGGCGTCCGTGACGGCCTCGGCGTTGGCCATGAACTCATCCCACGTGGTCGGGACCTCAAGGCCCAGCTCCGCGTAGATGTCCTTGTTGTAGACCATCGCGCCGGCGAACGAAGCGCCGACGGGAACACCGTAGAGGCCCTCCTCGGTCGACACTGCCTGCACGAAGTTGTCGTCGAGGTCGGCTGCCCATTCCTCGTCGCTCAGCGAGACCAGCTGCTTGTCCGGTCCCAGCGCCATCAGCAGCGAGCCGGAGTTGTACCAGAACATGTCGTTCATGTCGCCGGTGGACAGGCGGGTCTTGATCAGGTTGTCGCCTTCACCGCCGGCCGGGTGCGTCTCGACCTCGATCGTAACGTCGGGGTTGACCTCTGCGTAACCGGCAACGAGGCCGTCCCACAGAGCGATGGACGAAGGGTTGCTGTCGATGTAGATGGACAGTTCACCGCCGTCCGCGGCGTCTCCACCACCCGAGCATCCGGCCAGCGCCAGCGCGCCGACCACCCCAACGGCTCCCAGCGCCAGACGACGCGGCTGAGCATTTCCCACGGTTTACCTCCCTGTAGACCCTCGTCGCCGTCCTCGGCTGACGATATTTTGAAGCGATTCACTTCCCTGCGAATGTAAGTCGCGGTAGGGCCGGTGTCAAGCGTCTGGCGCCGGTTCGGCGCGTTTCGACCCGTATTGGCGGCAAACAACCGGACAAAACGGATGCCGTGCGTCACCATCGGACCTTGACGCCGGTTCAACCGCCGCCGTATGGTCAACGAAGCCGTATATGAAGCGATTCATTCGTGAGTCCGATCCGCCGAGAGGAAGACGATGACCGTCTTGCCCCCCACCCACCAGTCGACGACGCAGACGCGGATCCGCCACCTGGGTTCCCAGTTCGACCAGCGCCTGCAGGCCCTCCCGCCCGAGGCCATCCGCCTGCGCTGGAGCGCCGAGTCCGACCTGCCCGGTGCCGCCCAGTCCGGCTACCAGGTGCGGATGCGCCGTGACGGCGGCGAATGGATCACCTCCGAGCCGGTCGCCTGCACGGCCGCGATCGACATCCCCGACGACGCACCGCCGCTGGCCCCGCGCGAGGTGCGCGAGTACGGCGTGCGCCTGGCCACCGCCGAGGGCTGGACGCCGTGGAGCGACACGCTCAGCGTGGAAGGCGCGCTGACCGCAGCGGAGCTGACCGCCCAGGTGATCGACATCGACAGCGAGACGGAAGGGCCGGTGCCGGTGTTCCGGCGGGAGTTCTCGCTGACCGCCGCGCCGCAGCGCGCGCGCCTGTACATCTCCGCCCTCGGGGTCTACGAGGTGCGCATCAACGGGCAGCGCGCGACCGACGGCATCCTGAACCCGGGGTGGACCTCCTACCAGGAGCGCATTCTGCTGGACACCCTCGATGTGGCCCCGTTCCTGCGCGCCGGCGACAACGCGATCGAGATCACCGTCGCCGACGGCTGGTACCGCGGCCGCATGGGCTTCGCCGAGCGCCGGGAGATCTACGGCGACCGGATCGGCCCCATCGCGCAGCTGGAGACGACGGATGCCGACGGCAACCTCACCACCCTGGTGACCGACCCGACCTGGCGCGGCGGCTATGGCGCGGTGCGCTCGGCGAGCATCTATGACGGCACCGTCACCGACCTCGACGGCGCGGTGGACGCCTCGGTCCCCGGTTTCGCCGACGAGCAGTGGCAGCCGGCGCGGGTCGTGCCGGTCGATCGAGAACTGTTCATCCCCCGCCCGGTCATCCCGGTGCGGGAGGTGCAGGCGCTGCCGATGTCGATCCGCGCCCGCGACGGTGCGATCGCGCTGGATGGGCAGCAGAACATCTCCGGCTGGGTGCGCCTGGAAGTGGAAGGCGCCCGCGGGGCCACCGTGACGGTGCGCCATGCCGAAGTGCTCGAGCCCGACGGCGCCCTGCACACTGCGGCGCTGCGCACCGCGAAGGCCACCGACACCTACACGCTCGACCGCGACGGTCGCCACCTGCTGGAGCCGATGTTCACGTTCCACGGCTTCCGCTACGCCGAGGTCACCGGCGACGTACAGGTGCTGTCGGCTACCGCCGTCGCCATCTCCAGCGACCTGCTCCCCCGCTCGCAGTTCGACAGTTCCCACACCGCGTTGAACCGCTTCCACGACAACGTGCTGTGGTCGCAGCGGGACAACTTCGTCTCCCTCCCCACCGACTGCCCGCAGCGCGATGAGCGCCTGGGCTGGACCGGCGACGCGCAGGCGTTCGCCGCGACGGCGAACACGCTGTTCGACAGCGAGTCCTTCTGGGCGTCCTGGCTGCGCGACCTCGAGGTCGAGCAGGACGACGACGGCGCCGTGGCATCCATCGTCCCCAACATCATCCGCCCCCAGGATCTGATGATGGGCGGTGGGCCGGTCGAGTCGATGGGCCGTGCCGGCTGGGCGGATGCCGCCACCATCGTGCCGATGGCCAGCTACACCGCCTTCGGCACCACCGATGCCCTGCGCGCCCAGCTGGGCAGCATGCGGCGGTGGGTGGACCACCTCCGCCGCCGGGCGGGCGCCGACGTGCTCCTCCCCGACGAGCCGTTCCAGTACGGCGACTGGCTCGACCCGGACGCTCCCGGCGACCGGCCCTGGCAGGCCAAGACGCCGCCGCTGTTCGTGGCGAACTGCTTCTATGTCCATTCCGCCGCACTGCTCGCCCGCGCCGAGACGATCCTCGGCGAGGAGGGTGCCGCGGAGCACCGTGAGTTGGCGGACCGCGTGTCCGAGGCGGTATGGCAGACGTGGCGGGATGAGGCGATGCGCACCCAGACGGGAGCTGCGATGTGCCTGGAGTTCGGCATCGTTCCCGATGCCGAACGTGCTGCTCTTGCCGATGCCCTCGCCGAGAACGTGCGCACCGAGAAGGGGAGGATCGCCACCGGCTTCCTCGGGACGCCGCTCGTGCTGGACGCCCTCACCCGCAACGGCCACCTCACCGAGGCCTACCGGATGCTGCTGCGTCGCGAGGCGCCGTCCTGGCTGTACCAGGTGGACCGGGGAGCCACGACGGTCTGGGAGCGCTGGGATGCGATCAAGCCCGATGGCTCGATCCACAGCGGCGCGATGGATTCCAAGGAGGGGGACAGCATGATCTCCTTCAACCACTACGCCTACGGCGCCGTCATCGACTGGGTGTACCGCACCGTCGGCGGCCTCGCCCCGATCGAGCCGGGCTACCGTGCCGTGCGCATCGCCCCGCGCCCCGCGGAGAGCCTGCGTCACGCCCGGGCACGCGTGGAGACCCACTACGGCCCGGTCGAGATCGACTGGACCCTGGGCGAGGACGACACCTTCACGGCGGACCTCACGGTGCCCTTCGGTGTCCGCGCCGACCTGGATCTGCCCGCCACCGCCGCCTCGACGGTGACGGTCGACGGCGCCCCGGCGCCGGCGTCACTCACCCACGGCCGCTACCGGCTGGTCGTCACCGCCGCGGCGGTCGTGCCGAGCGACGCGGCGAGGTCGTGACGGCTGCACACCGCATCGAAGCGCCGCCGGTGTGGGAGCGGGAGGAGCTGATCCTCCGCTCCCGCGCCAGCGGGGCCGACACCCTGCCGGATCGGCTGCCCACGGCATCCGGTCGGGCGTGGTTCTACCCGCGCGGCCAGTACGAGGCGGGCGCGCTGCTGCGCGTGATCGGCGAGGGGCGGCGCGCCATCCGGCACGTCGACTACGCCGAGAACGTCGGCGGCACCTCCCCCTCCGGGATGTTCCGAGCGACGGTTCCCGCCGCGGGTGCGCAGGTCGCGGCCGGGTTCGCGGCGGCGTTCACCGTGCTCACCACAGGGGACGCGATCGTCCGCGCGGACGGCGTGACGATCCCCCTCCCGCGCGGCCCCGTCCTCTCGGTCCCGCGGCTGGCGGCGGGGACCGTGCTGGAGATCGTCGTGCTGACTCCCGACGAAGCAGTGCCGCCGGCGGCGGCGCTGCCCGCGGCCGGCTGGCACTGGGAGACGTCGCTCGACGGCGTCGCCTGGGAGAGCGTCGCTCCCCGCGACGGTGACGAGGTCCCCCCGCACGAACGCGGCGAACCGACGGTGCAGATCGCGCTGACTGCGGCATCCGATTCGTCGTACGCTCTTCCTGCCCCGGTGCTCGGCCGGGTGCAGATCGTCGCGGCGCAGCGCCCGGTGCTCACGACGGGCGAGTCCGAGGCCGAAGCCGCCGCCGGAGCGGATGCCGCGGAGAGCCGGTGCGACCTCACCGAGACCGCCCCGGGGGTCTACCTCACCGACCACGCGATCGGGTTCCGCTACGCCTCGATCACCGGCGTCGTCCCCGAGTCCGTCATGGTGCACGCCAGCATCCGTCCGGCGCCGCGGCGCGGGGCCTTCCTCACCGACGATGAGACGCTGAACACGATCTGGGCCACGAGCGCCTACACGCTGCGGTTGTGCATGCAGACGGTGCTGCTGGACGGCATCAAACGCGACCGGATGCCGTGGATGGGCGACCACGCCCTCGGCGTGCTGACCAACGCCGCCGCGTTCGCCGACCCCGAGATCATCCGCACCACGCTGCGCGGGCTCGGCCGGCCGCGCGACGGGTTTGTCAACGGCATCTCGGACTACTCGCTGTGGTGGGTGATCTCGCACGGGCTGTACCAGCGGTATTTCGGTGATACGGAGTTCGCGCGCACCGAGGCGGAGCACCTTCACGCGTTCCTGACGGAGCTGGCGACGTTCGCCGATGCCGATGGGCTGTTCCGGCCCCGTCGCGTCGCGGGGTCGTTCCCGCACGCCGGGCCCGGCGCGGTGTTCCTGGACTGGGGGGTGCAGTTCCGCGCCGACGGCGTGCCGACCGCGATCCAGATCCTCTGGTTCTGGGCGCTGAGCTCGGCCGGATCGGTGCTCGCGGTGGCGGAACACCCGGAGGCTGCCCGCTGGACGGCGGCGGCTGCGGCCGTGCGCGCGCAGCTGGTCGCGCGGGCGTGGCATCCGCAGTCCGGGCTGTGGAGCGAGTATCTCGACGATCCGGAGTGCTCCAGCGCTTACCCGAACTTCCTCGCGGTGCTCGCGGGGCTGAAACTGACCCCCGGCGCGGACGCGGTGCAGCTTGTGTCCCGCTCGTCGGCGGGGACGCCGTTCATGCGCGCGTTCGCGCTGATGGCGCTGGGGCGCACGGGCGAACGGGTCGCCGCGGTCGCGGAGGTGCGGCGGCTGTGGTCAGGGATGCTGGATGCCGGCGCGACGACGTTCTGGGAGGACTTTGGCGGCGACGGGTCCGACCTGGAGATGTACGGGCGGCCGTTCGGCAAGAGCCTGTGTCACGCCTGGTCGGCGGGGCCGGCGGCGCTGCTGCCCGAGCTCGTGCTCGGCATCCGTCCGGTGACCGACGGGTGGCGCCGGTTCACCGTCGATCCGCGTCTGGGTGCCCTGCAGTGGGCCGCGGCGGTGACCCCGACACCGTTCGGCGACGTGGTCGTGGACGCGCGTCCCGACCGGCTGCAGGTCGAGGTCCCTGCCGGGACGACGCTCGTGCACGGCGCCGCCGAATACCCCGGCCCCGCCCGAGTGAGTATTCGGGCCCGCGAGTGAGTATTCGTCGCCTCGAGTGAGTATTCGTCGCGGCGAGTGAGTATTCGAGCCCTCGAGTGAGTACTCGTGCGAATACTCACTCGGCAGCACGAATACTCACTCGGCGGCCTACCCTGGGGGCATGAGCCAGGAACGTGAGCCACAGAACGACGCGCCGCTGGGCGGCGACGAGGGAACCGAAGAGCAGCTCGAGGCCGACAACCCGGCTGAGGAGCAAACGCTGAAGACCCTCGACCCCGACAGCCCGCCGGCCTGACGCGACAAGACCCAGCCGGAACAGGTCCGGCCGGGTCTTGTACTGCGGCGACCTTTAGAAGTCGGAGTCGCCGATGTCGTCCGCGGTGAACACGAACGGGTCGCCCAGCAGCACCGTGCCGTCGGCGCCAACCTCGAACGAGCCGAGCTTGCCGACTTCGAACGTATCGCCCTCTTCGCCGGTGATCTCCTCCGTGATGAGCGCCTGCGCCGCCCACGCGGCGAGGTAGCCGAGGTCGGCCGGGTTCAACGACGAGTTCGATGTCGGGGTGGTTCGCGCGCCCGCCGGAGCTGATCGTGCGGGCCTCGACCGCTGCGCACTGGCCCGCGCCCGCCGGCATCCGTCTGCCCACCTCTCGGACACAGGAGAACTCCCGGAAACAGGACGATTCCGGCCAAAACGTCCTGTCCCGGTGATTCTTCCTGTATGCGTGAGACGCCGCGAGTACTCACTCGACGCCACGAATACTCACTCGACGCCGCGAATACTCACTCGGCAGCGTGAATACTCACTCGGCGGCTAGGCCTCGCGGGTGATCGTCACCTTCACGTGCAGGTCGCTCTTGAACGTGCCGGCGTACACGCCGCGCAGCGGCGGGACGTCGTTGTAGTCGCGGCCTCGCCCGACGAGCACGTGTCGCTCGCCGATCTCGGTGTTGTTCGTGGGGTCGAACCCGTGCCAATCGCCCGCGAACCACTCCACCCAGGCATGCGACTCGCCGACGACGGCGACCCCCACCTCGGCTTCGGGATCCGGATGCAGGTAGCCCGAGACATAGCGGGCAGGGATGCCGACCTCGCGCAGTGCCCCCAGCGTGATGTGGGCCATGTCCTGACAGACACCGCTGCGCTGCTCCCACGCCTCGGCGGCGGTGGACTGCACGCCGGTGGACCCGTACATGTACTCGACGGTGTCGCCGATCGCCACCGCGATCGCCAGCGCCGCCTGACCGGGGTTGTCGTGCTGCGCCGCGATCATGCGGGCGAGTTCGGCGACCTCGGGGTGCGCGGCGGTGCGCGGCGACTGTGCAAGCATCTCGACGGTCGAGATCGAGCGCTGGGCCTCGCCACGGAGATCTTCCCACGAGATCTCGGGGTGCTCCAGCGGCCGGGGCCGCACCTCCACAAGCGACCGGGCGGTGATGCCCAGCGCGGTGTGCCCGGACAGCACATCGAAGGATGCCACGCGGGTGCCGAAGTAGTCGACGTACTGGTTCACGCTGGAGGAGGGCTCGATGTCGAGCGATGAGCTCAGCACGAACTGGTTCTCGGTCGAAACCGGAAGCATGCGCGCTTCGTTATACGACGCCGACACGTCACCCGGGTACGTGAAGCCGGTGGCATGTTCGATCCGCAGGCGCATCATGTGATCTCTCCCACCCAGCTGGGCTCGGCCTGCGTCGGGAAGAACCGGTGGCGGATCGCCTCGGATGCCTCCCGCGTGACCGTCTGCACTCGTTCCATATGCTCGGGCAGTTCGCCCAGGATGTCACCGATCGGGCTGTACTCCAGGTCGTTGCGGATGCGCCCCAGTGCGCGGGCCACCGCGTTGGAGTGCCCCACGCGATCGGCACGGGGGTCGATCGCGCTCATGCATTCCTCGGCGCGCTGGATCGAGTAGATGATCGACCGCGGGAACAGGCGGTCCAGCAGCAGGAACTCGGCGGCGTTGCGCGAGCTGGGCATGCCGCGGTAGGTGCGCAGGTACGCCTCGTAGGCGCCGCACGAACGAAGGATGGTCGTCCAGGACGGTCCGGATGCCTCCGTCAGCGACCGCGTGGCGAGCATGCGTGCCGTCATGTCGGTGCGTTCGATGCTGCGGCCGAGGGTGAAGAACTGCCACGCCTCGTCACGGCTGGTCGAGGAGTCGACGATGCCGACCGCCAGCGCCGAGCGCTCCCTGACCCACTGGAAGAACTCGTGCACCTTCTCGGACTGCAACCGGCGCGGCATCCGCGAGTTGGTCGTGTTGAGCGTCTCCCACAGTTCGGTGGAGACGATCTCCCGCGCGCGACGGGCGTTCTCACGAGCCGCCTGCAGCGAGTAGGCGATGCTCGAGGAGTTGGTGCGATCCACGGCGAGACGGGCGAGCACATCCTGACGTTCGACGCGCTCGAGGTGCTCGGGCGCCGTGGAGCCCATGACGCTCAGCAGCGACCGGCAGGCGGTGTCCTCGTCGATCCAGGGGTCCTCCAGCAGCAGCTGCAGGTGCACGTCGAGGATGCGGGCGGTGCCGTCGGCGCGCTCGATGTACCGCCCGATCCAGAAAAGACTCTCGGCAATGCGACTCAGCATTCGTGGCACGTCCCCCCGTGTCCGGTCCCTGAGTAGCGCCCGCAGGGCGCGTATCGAAGGGCAGCTATCCGTGAGGCCATCACGACGCCTCCCCCGCATCGCGACCCTGTTGCTGCTGCTCCTGCTGCTCGGTATGCGAGAGCGGACGGTCCTGCGGGGAGTGAGCGGGTTCCGGCTGACCGTCGTAGACGATCGGGATCGCCTCGGTGACGGCCGCCTGATCGGCGACGAGCCCGGACAGACCTTGGCCCTGGCCGTACTCGACCCGGCCCGGGGCGGAGCCGCCCACGATCCAGGTGTCCTTCGAGCCGCCGCCCTGACTGGAGTTGACCACCAGCTGCCCCTCGGGAAGCGCGACCCGCGTGAGACCGCCGGGCAGCACCCACACCTCGTCGCCGTTGTTGACGGCGAAGGGGCGGAGGTCCGCGTGACGCGGGCGCATGCCGTCCTCGACGAGCGTCGGGATCGTCGAGAGCATGACCACCGGCTGCGCGATCCAGCCCCGCGGGTCGGCACGCAGTTGCGTCTTCAGCTTGGCGAGTTCGGCCGGCGAGGCATCCGGTCCGATGACCAGTCCCTTGCCGCCGGAGCCGTCGACGGGCTTGATGACGAGCTCGTCCAGTCGGTCGAGCACTTCCTCGAGCGCGCCCGGGTCCTCGAGGCGCCAGGTGTCGACGTTCTTGAGGATGGGCTCCTCGGCGAGGTAGTACCGGATGAGGTCGGGCACGTAGGTGTACAGCAGCTTGTCGTCGGCGACGCCATTGCCCACGGCGTTGGCGATGGTGACGTTGCCCAGCCGCGCGGCGAGCATGAGCCCGGGGGCGCCGAGCATCGAGTCGGCGCGGAACTGCAGCGGGTCGAGGTAGTCGTCGTCGACACGGCGGTAGATGACGTCGACGCGCTGCGGGCCGCGGGTGGTGCGCATGAACACCTTGCCGCCGACGCACAGCAGGTCGCGGCCCTCGACGAGCTCGACGCCCATGAGGCGGGCCAGCAGCGTGTGCTCGAAGTAGGCGGAGTTGTACACGCCGGGGGTCAGCACGACGACGTTGGGGTCCTCGACTCCGGGCGGCGCCGATGCGCGCAGCGCCGCGAGCAGCTTGTTGGGGTAGTCGCCGACCGGCCGCACCCGCATCGACACGAACAGTTCGGGCAGCGTCTGGGCCATGACGCGGCGGTTGGAGATGACGTAGCTGACGCCGGAGGGCACCCGCACATTGTCCTCGAGCACGCGCATCTCGCCGTGCTCGTCGCGGATGAGGTCGATGCCCGAGACGTGGATGCGCACGCCGTTGGCGGCGTGGATGCCGGCGGCCTGCCGGTAGAAGTACTGCGACGAGGCGATGAGTCCGGCCGGCAGCACGCCGTCGCGCACGCAGTGCTGGTGCCCGTAGGTGTCGTCGAGGAACGCCTCCAGCGCCAGCACCCGCTGCTTCACGCCCGCTTCGATGCGGGACCACTCGTCGTACTCGATGATGCGGGGGACCGCGTCCAGCGGGAAGGGCCGCTCCTCACCGGCGAAGTCGAACGTCACGCCCTGCGCGAGGTACGAGCTCGCAAGCGAATCGGTGCGCCCGCGCAGCTCTTCCTGGGTCATCTGGGCCAGCGCCTGGTACAGCTCGCGGTACGCCCGACGCGACGGCACCGGGGCGCCCGGGCGGTCGGCGTGACCGAACATCTCGTCGTACGCCGGTACGCCGGAGGGCGTCTTGCGCGGCGCCAGTATGGAGCCGTAACCGTCGAACAGATCACCCATGCTTTCACCCTATCCGCGGGCGCATTGCCGCCGTGTTTCGGCCGAAGGTCTTGACAGCGCGGGGGTGCAGTGGTGTCGCGCCGTGGCCGCGCGCACGCGGCATCCACCCGTCGCCGGTGCCGCCCTCTCCGACACAGGAGTGTCCAGGAGACGGATGCCGCGGGTCAGCCGAGCGCGACCTTCAACTGTTCCACGGCCCAGTCCAGCTCGGTGGCCCGGATCACCAGCGGCGGCGCGATGCGCAGGGTCTGGCCGTGGGTGTCCTTCACGAGCACCCCGCGCGCCAGCAGCCGCTCGGCCACCTCGCGGCCGGTGCCGCGCGCGGGGTCGATGTCGATGCCTGCCCACAGCCCCGCCGTGCGCACGGCGGTGACGCCGTGGCCGATGAGTTCCCGCAGCTTCTCGTCGAGGTGCTCACCGAGCATCTGCGCGCGGGTCTGCAGCTTGCCCGTTGCAAGCAGCTCCACGACGCGCTGCCCGATCGCGGCGGCGAGCGGATTGCCGCCGAAGGTCGAGCCATGCTCGCCGGGGCGGATGACACCCAGCACGTCGGCGTCGGCGACGACCGCCGACACCGGCAGGATGCCGCCGCCGAGCGCCTTGCCCAGCAGATACACGTCGGGCACGACGCCTTCGCGGTCGCAGGCGAACGTCGTGCCGACCCGGCCCAGGCCCGACTGGATCTCGTCCGCGATGAACAGGACGTTCCGGCGGGTGCAGATCTCCCGCACCGCGGCGAGGTACCCCTCCGGCGGGACGATGACGCCCGCCTCGCCCTGGATCGGCTCGACGAGCACGGCCGCGGTGTTGTCGTCGATCGCGGCCTCGATCGCCGCGGCGTCGCCGAACGGCACCGAGATGAACCCGGGCGCATAGGGCCCGAAGTCGTCGTGGGCGCTGGGGTCGTCGCTGAAGCCGATGATCGTGGTGGTGCGGCCGTGGAAGTTGCCGTTGGCGACGACGATCGTCGCGGCATCCGCCGGCACCCCCTTCACCCGATACGCCCAGGCGCGGGCGACCTTGATGCCGGTCTCGACCGCCTCGGCGCCGGTGTTCATCGGCAGCACCAGATCCTTGCCGCACAGCTGCGCCAGCGCCGCGGCGAACGAGCCGAGCCGGTCGTTGTGGAACGCGCGGCTGGTGAGGGTGATGCGCCCCAGCTGCGCGGTCGCGGCGGCGACGAGCTGCGGATGCCGGTGCCCGAAGTTCATCGCGGAGTACGCCGACAGCAGGTCGAGGTAGCGCTTCCCCTCGACGTCGGTGACCCACACCCCCTCGCCACTGGCGACCACCACCGGCAGCGGATGGTAGTTGTGCGCGACGTGCTGCTCCTCGGCGGCGATCAGGCTCAGCGCGGCGGGATCGATGTTCTGCGGGACGGCGGACATGTCAGCCTCTCAATTCGAGGGTGCAGCACTTGATGCCGCCGCCGCCGAGCAGCAGCTCGGACAGGTCGACGGGGACGGGGATGTAACCGCGGTCGCGCAACTGGTCAATGAACCCGACCGCGCGCGGGGAGACGATCACGTTGCGGCCGTCGCTGGCGGTGTTGAGCCCGAAGACGGCGCCGTCCTCGTCGGAGACGGCGATGGCGTCCGGGAACCGCTCGGCCAGCACGGCGCGGGAGTGTTCGTCGAACGCGGTGGGCAGGTACGCGATGTTGGCGCGGTCGACGCCGCTGTGCCCCTGGACCGGGTCCAGCACGGCGATCGCGGTGTCGAGGTGGTAGAACCGCGGGTCGATCAGCCGCAGGCTCACCACCTCCCGCCCGAACACGTCCGCCACCTCGCGGTGGCTGTCGCCGACGGAGCGGAAGCCGGTGCCGGCGAGGATCGTGTCGCCCACGAGCAGGAAGTCACCCTCGCCCTCCTGCACTTCGACGGGTTCGATCACCTCGAATCCGTGCGCGGCGAACCAGTCCATGAACGGCCGCTCCTCGCCGCGGCGTTCCGGCACGCGGAAGCGCACGCCCAGCGCACGGCCGTCGATGATGAACCCGCCGTTGGCGGTGTAGACCATGTCCGGGAGCCCCGGGACCGGGTCGATCAGCTCGACCTCGTGCCCCAGCCGCAGGTAGGTGTCGTGCAGCTCCTGCCACTGGCGCAGCGCCTTGGCGGTGTCGGTTGGCCGGGCCGGCTCCATCCAGGGATTGATCCGGTAGCTCACCGTGAAATG is drawn from Microbacterium sp. zg-B96 and contains these coding sequences:
- a CDS encoding circularly permuted type 2 ATP-grasp protein, whose amino-acid sequence is MGDLFDGYGSILAPRKTPSGVPAYDEMFGHADRPGAPVPSRRAYRELYQALAQMTQEELRGRTDSLASSYLAQGVTFDFAGEERPFPLDAVPRIIEYDEWSRIEAGVKQRVLALEAFLDDTYGHQHCVRDGVLPAGLIASSQYFYRQAAGIHAANGVRIHVSGIDLIRDEHGEMRVLEDNVRVPSGVSYVISNRRVMAQTLPELFVSMRVRPVGDYPNKLLAALRASAPPGVEDPNVVVLTPGVYNSAYFEHTLLARLMGVELVEGRDLLCVGGKVFMRTTRGPQRVDVIYRRVDDDYLDPLQFRADSMLGAPGLMLAARLGNVTIANAVGNGVADDKLLYTYVPDLIRYYLAEEPILKNVDTWRLEDPGALEEVLDRLDELVIKPVDGSGGKGLVIGPDASPAELAKLKTQLRADPRGWIAQPVVMLSTIPTLVEDGMRPRHADLRPFAVNNGDEVWVLPGGLTRVALPEGQLVVNSSQGGGSKDTWIVGGSAPGRVEYGQGQGLSGLVADQAAVTEAIPIVYDGQPEPAHSPQDRPLSHTEQQEQQQQGRDAGEAS
- the rocD gene encoding ornithine--oxo-acid transaminase, whose amino-acid sequence is MSAVPQNIDPAALSLIAAEEQHVAHNYHPLPVVVASGEGVWVTDVEGKRYLDLLSAYSAMNFGHRHPQLVAAATAQLGRITLTSRAFHNDRLGSFAAALAQLCGKDLVLPMNTGAEAVETGIKVARAWAYRVKGVPADAATIVVANGNFHGRTTTIIGFSDDPSAHDDFGPYAPGFISVPFGDAAAIEAAIDDNTAAVLVEPIQGEAGVIVPPEGYLAAVREICTRRNVLFIADEIQSGLGRVGTTFACDREGVVPDVYLLGKALGGGILPVSAVVADADVLGVIRPGEHGSTFGGNPLAAAIGQRVVELLATGKLQTRAQMLGEHLDEKLRELIGHGVTAVRTAGLWAGIDIDPARGTGREVAERLLARGVLVKDTHGQTLRIAPPLVIRATELDWAVEQLKVALG
- the ddaH gene encoding dimethylargininase — encoded protein: MSTHPTLPQTQQPGPEAAERIAQHRRYLMCRPEHFTVSYRINPWMEPARPTDTAKALRQWQELHDTYLRLGHEVELIDPVPGLPDMVYTANGGFIIDGRALGVRFRVPERRGEERPFMDWFAAHGFEVIEPVEVQEGEGDFLLVGDTILAGTGFRSVGDSHREVADVFGREVVSLRLIDPRFYHLDTAIAVLDPVQGHSGVDRANIAYLPTAFDEHSRAVLAERFPDAIAVSDEDGAVFGLNTASDGRNVIVSPRAVGFIDQLRDRGYIPVPVDLSELLLGGGGIKCCTLELRG